The segment AGGAGCCTCGAGAAGAGGTCTACGCCTATGACAAGCGCGTGCTTTACAGAGCCCGACTTGATGTACTTATCGGCAATATCAAGAGCATAAAGAAATCCGGAGCACGCGGCAGATACGTCAAAGGCAGGCACGCCGGAGGGAACTCCAAGGCGCGTCTGCACAAGACACGCAGTCGACGGAAAAGCCATGTCAGGGGTAACAGTGCCTACAACTATCAGGTCTATGTCGGAAGGTGAAAGAGAAGAGGCATCGAGCGCGTCCTTGGCGGCCTTGAAGGCAAGGTCTTCTGCGCTCTCGGTTGTGGCTATTCGGCGTTCACTTATGCCTGTTCTCGTGCTTATCCACTCGTGATTGGTGTCAACGACCTTCTTAAGGTCGTCGTTCGTAACGACCAGCTTCGGCACGCTCGAGCCGCACCCCGATATTTTACCGATAAGTTTTGTCATCGAACCAATTCAGAGATAAAGTGCGCGAACATCGCTTCGCTACCCCAAACGATACGGCAGGCAGGCTTTATACGGCCGCCTCTTCGCCGGCAACTACGAGATCCTTGTTTTCCTCTATCTCTTCGGTAAGGTGCTCGTTTACTTTGCCGTCGACGAACTCCCTTGCCTTGAGGATGGCGTTCTTTATGGCCTTTGCATTCGATGCGCCGTGGCTTATGAAGCATACGCCGTCTATGCCAAGAAGCGGAGCGCCGCCGTACTCGGCGTAATCTATCTTCTTTTTTAATTTCTTGAAAGCGCCTTTGGCAAGCACGTAGCCTATCTTGGCTATGAAGCTCGACATGATTTCCTTCTTAAGCATCGAGACAACGGCCTCGACAAGCCCTTCACTGAGCTTCAAAACGACGTTACCTACAAAACCGTCGGTCACGACCACGTCGATATCGCCCTTGTAGATATCCTTACCTTCGACGTAGCCGATGTAATTTAACGAGGTCTTTTTTAGAAGCTCGTGCGTTGCCCTCGTGAGGTCGTTACCCTTACCCTCCTCCGAGCCGTTGGAGAGAAGCCCTATTCTGGGCTTGGTTTCGTTAAGCACGTACTTGGCGTAGACATCGCCCATGATGGCGAAGTGCACCATGTGTATGGGCTTACAGTCCACGTTTCCGCCTGCATCGAGCACTACAGCCGGGTTCTTCATAGTCGGCATGCAAACGGCTATGGCAGGCCGCTCGACCCCCTCGACCCTCTTCATAAGGAACATTGCAGCGGCCATTGCGGCGCCGCTATTACCGGCACTTACTACGGCAGAGGCAGCGCCTTCCTTCACTGCGTCGAAACACACGCGAAGCGAAGAGTTCTTTTTCTTTCTCACGGCCTGGACAGGGCTCTCCTCCATACCGATTACTTCGGTCGAGTGCCTGACAGTTATATCGAGGCCCGATGTGTCGTGATTCGAGAGTTCGCGGTTAACTGAATCGGTATCACCGGCGAGTATTATGCCAACCCCTTCGCGCGCGGCCTGTACAGCTCCGGCTACGATAGGCTCTGGCCCGTAATCCCCGCCCATGGCATCAACGGCAATCTTCATATAGGCAAATGTAAGCAGCGTTTAAACGGTTCGAAAGCGCGCGTAAGGAGGAAGCCCCTTATACGCTCTCCTCAACCTTTAGCGCCGTCCTTCCCTTATATGAGCCGCACTTCATGCACACGTGATGCGGCCTTCTTGGCTCGCCGCACTGCGGACAGAGGTTGGTGGCGGGGGCTGTCAGAGCGTCGTGGCTTCTCCTTCTTCCCCTCTTGGACCTGGAATGGCGTTTCTTTGGATTTGGCATGTGTATTCTACCTTTCGGATTATAGTTATTTTACCTTGAACCCTTTAAGCTTCTCGAGCCTCGGGTCCGTCTTCTCTTTTTTCAAACAATCGCATTCCTTCGCGTTCAAATCAGCGCCGCAGTAAGGACAAAGCCCCTTGCAAGCGGCCACGCAAAGCGGCTTTACCGGAAGCTCGAGGGAAAGCTGCTCGGCGATAACGTCGAAGGTCTCTATCTCCTCACCCTCGAAGTACGAAACCTCCAGGTCGTCTCCCGTAAGTTCCTTTTCCCTTGCCCCGCCATCGCTGCCATGTATGAGACGGCTACGAAAGACGGCCTTTACGTCAAAGGAATACTTCTTTAGACATCTCGAGCACAAGGCCGCGGCCCCTGTGGTTTCAATTGAGCCGTTAACCTCAATAAGCGGCCCCATGCGCCTTAACTCAAGTGTTGCCTTCAGCGGAACTTGAAGCTCCACGTCCGTTCCCTCGAGCACGGCAGTAAACCTCGACGGCTCGAACGTTTCGTCCAGGACGAGCCCCTCTGCGTTTATGTCCTCGACCTTTATCTTCATAACGGGCAAACCGTAAATTGTTATTATATATCACAAGCTTTGGCCGTGTCAATAAAATTAACTTGACCTAACCAGCGGAAAATGTTAATAAATATAGCTGCGCTTAAGCACGCATAGCAGATACTGGGGGATCGTCTAACGGCAGGACTACGGACTCTGACTCCGTATATCTAGGTTCGAATCCTAGTCCCCCAACCAACTTTCTCTAAAATCAAAGGGCCGGTCTTTAGACCGGCCCTTTTTACGTCAGGCGTACCTCTGCGCTCTATACTCCCTGGCCTCTGGCCTTTACAGCGCTCTCTATCTGGTCGGCTACCATGTTTATAGGCAGCACGATATCGGCCATCCCCTGGTCAACGATGAACTTCGGCATACCGTAGACAACGCACGTTGCCTCGGACTGCGCAATCGAGAGCGCGCCCTTTGCCTTGAGTTCCTTCATCCCGGACGTGCCGTCGTTGCCCATGCCGGTTAGCACTATCGCAAGTGTATTTTTCCCGTACACGGAAGCAACGGAGCGAAACATCACGTCCACACTTGGCCTTAGAAGCTCGTTCTCAGGATGCTTATCCAGGTGTATGCAGACTTCGTCCTTTGCCTTTCTCACTGTCATGTGAAGACCGCCCGGAGCTATGTAGACGTGCGCCGGCTTTAGCACGTCGCCTTCCTCCGCTTCCTTGACAGTCACCATGCTGTCTGAATCCAGGCTCTCGGCAAGGGATTTGGTAAAGAGCGGCGGCATGTGCTGAACAACGAGCACAGGCACCGGAAGCGACATGGATAGCTTGGGTATTATGTTATGAAGGGCCTGTACGCCGCCTGTTGAAGAGCCTATGGCAACGATACTGTTTTTAACGTCCACTAGCCGAAGCGTATCGCGAACCGAGCCCTTCTCCGCAGCGGTCGCCGGAGCCGAGGCAGCGGTCCTGCGCTTGGGCTTTACCTTTGCCGCTATCTTGAGCTTGCCTATAAGCTCGTCCCTTACGGCGCCAAGGTCCATGGATATGGAGCCCGAAGGCTTCTCCATGAAATCAACGGCGCCCTCCTGCAAGGACTTAAGCGTTACCTCCGCGCCCTTTTTCGTATGCGCTGAGAACATGATAACGGGCGTCGGAAAGTCGTCCATTATCTTCTTAAGTGTTGTAAGCCCGTCCATGCCCTCCATCTCGACATCGAGCGTCACGACGTCTGGAGAGAGGTCCTTCAGTTTTTTAAGGCACTCCTCGCCGTTAGAGGCCATGCCAACGACATTGCACATGGGATCGGAGGCGATAAGCTTGCTTAACGCCTTCCTCATGAAATTCGAATCGTCTACTATAAGCACCTTTATTTGCATTCCACACCCGCGGCCTTTATGGCTTCCATTAATTTCTGTTTATGGTCATCTTTTGTCAAATCCTCGAAAATACGGGCAAGCACCGGGGACGTCACCTTGATAAGTCTCGTATACGCTGCTTCTACAAGCGTATGCTCTATCTTGGCAGCCAGGCAAAGCGCGTCGGCACCCGAATACCCGCCCTTTTCAGCGTATGCGAGATGTCCGTCGAGCACGGCGTTGGCGGCCTTTAATTCGTCAAGCTTCACCGAAGTCCCTGCGAAAGCACCCGGGACCCTTTCGAGCATAGAAAGCTCGTTACGAAGGAATGCTGCATGCGCGTCCTCCTCGCCTGCAAGCGTGCGCCACAACTGCTCGTGCTTCTCATCACCTACGAACTTATTATGAAAGACCCTGTATATGCTGGCTACCTTCCTCTCCATCTCTATCGCCGTCTCCAGCACTTCCTTTGCATTAGCCACTGCCGTCTGCTCCCTCTACGCCTTAATTCGAAATTTTATATGGTATGAACACATAGAAAGTCGTGCCCTTTGTCTCTACACTCTCAACCCTTATCCTGCCGTTATGAAGATCAAGGAGCTTACGCACGAGGAAAAGCCCCAGCCCAACACCCTCGTAGAACCTCGCGGAAGAGGAATCTATCTGATAGAAGGCGTCGAATATCTTCGTAAGCCTTTCGGGGCTTATGCCGATACCCTCGTCCTTTATCATCATCTCGATACCGGTAGCGCCGGCACTTGCCTTTACTGTGACCTTGCCGCCCTTGCGGCTAAACTTCACCGCGTTTCTTAGAAGATGCGTCACTATCTCGTAGAGCCGCTTCGGATCTCCGTCGACGTAAAGCGGCGCCGCCCCGAGGTCTTTTTCGACTACTATCTGGTTCTCGTTTGCGTACTTCATTATATCGCTTATCACATCGCCAAGAACGTTCTTCATGTCAACGTGCTGGACGTTCAAGAATATCCTTCCTGCCTGTATTGACGCGGCCTCGAGAAGCTCGTCAAGAACAAGCTGCAAGTTACGGCCGCACATGAACATCTCGTTTATAACGTCCTTTTGCACCTCGCTAAACTCGCCGACATCGCCGTCCCTCATTATCTCGAGGTAGCCGAGGATGGGAGTAAGCGGGCTTCTAAGCTCGTGCGATATGGTCTGGAGGAAATCGCTCTTGAGTCTCTCGAGCCCCTTAAGTTCGGCGTTAACCTTCTCGAGCTCTCTAAACGCCTCTTCAAGCTCGCCCTGATGCTTCTCGAGCTTATCGTACGCCTCCTTGAGCATCGCGCTCGCTTCCAGTGTCTCCTGGTTCGCGGTCCTGAGCTCCTCTGTGCGCATGTCTACCAAAAGCTCCATATTGGTCTTATAAATGGCTATCTGACTTGCCATATCGTTCATTTCCACGGCAAGCTCTGCCATCTCGTCATTGCCTTTGACAGGTATTCGGGTTGAGAAATCCCCGGCTGCAAAGCTCTTGGCAGCGCTAAAGAGCCTTTCTATAGGTGTCGATATGGACACTTTTATCAGCAGCCATACGAGCAGTATGGACACCATGACCGGGAATAACATGGCATAGAGCAGCGTCTTGGCGAGCCCGGCAGTAAGCGCGAGCTTCTTCTTCATATCGCTTACGCCTACGAAAGTTCCCTCGTTTGCGCCGGTCGCAACATTCACTATCGGGAAGCCGTAGCAATAATACTTTTGCCCCTCATCGCCGTCCTTGAGGTATTCGAACGCAGGTTTCTTGGAAAAGACGTCGATGTTCGTTTCCTTGAAGCACTCCTTTAATACCGAGTCTTCCTCAACGCTTCCTTCGCTGCGAAGCTGCGTCGAAACAACGGCATAATGGTCAAGGGTGCTCCATTCGTAGCCCCCGAGGTTCGGCTTATACCCCGTTGCCCAATAATCCTTGTTTATCATCTCCTTGGAAACAGTCACGCCAACGGCGCTGTACTCGGGTATGTTAAGGTGCTTTACAAGCCTTACGATATCGTGGCCAAGCTCGATATAGCCTATGACCTTATCGCCCGCTTTAAGCGGCTTGGCAACGCGGTACGCGTACCCCGACCTGCCAAGCGAAAACCCAGCTGCGGCCTTGCCGGTACGCATCACCTCATCGAAAAACGCGCCATGCGCCTTATCGCCGTGCAATTCCTTATTATGGACGCGCAAAAACACGCGACCATCGGGCTCTATGAAATAAAAAAGAGATATCCCATAACGCCCCTTAATGTCCGTAAAGCCGGAGTTCAGGTACGCATGAAGCCCTGCTCTGTCGCGAGCCTTGAACAACTCGATGGTGCGCTTATCGTGCTCGAGGATATCGAGCGCTACCATAAGCGAGTCGAACACCTCGTGCTGATGATGCTCGAACTCTTTCTTCGTGTCTTCGACATGAGCGAGCAGCGTTGTCCGCGTGGCCTCCATGTAATGGATGCGATAGACTATGTAAATGGCGGAAAACCCGACCAGGAACGCGAGCATGATAATAAAGACCATCTGCTCGCCTATTTTAAAGTTCCGTAGATTAATCATGATGTCCTAGGCGTGCGCCGCCGCCTTTTCTATTATCGCGCGCACGGCATCGCTCCCTATGGCGTTCAAAAGCGCGTCAACCACCACCGGGTCGAACTGCACGCCCTTGAACTTCTGAAGCTGGTCGACCGCGTCATCTATCTTCATCGCCTTTCTGTAAGGCCGCGAAGAAAGCATCGCGTCGAATGCGTCGGCAACCGATATTATCCTTGCTATAAGCGGTATCTCCTCGCCCCTTAACCCGTCGGGATACCCTTTGCCGTCATAACGCTCGTGATGGTGCCTCACTCCCGGGATATAATCCTCAAGAAGCCGTATGGACTTAAGTATGACGGAGCCGAGTTCCGGGTGCCTGGCGACCTGGTTTTTTTCGTCGCTCGTAAGCGCGCCCATCTTGTATAAGTGATGGTCCTCGGTGCCTATCTTGCCTAAATCGTGAAGACGCGCCGAATGGCGGATTGTAGTGAGCAAGTCCTTCGTAAGCCCCATCTCAACGCCTATTATCATGGAATATTCCGTTACGCGCTCGGAATGGCCTTTTGTGTACGGGTCCCTTGCTTCGAGGGCCATAATCAGCGCCTCGACTATTTCCCTCAAAAACTCGGCCCGCTCGGCCTCCTTAAGTTCCTGAAAGAGGAAGTTCTTCTTAAGGCTATCGAAAACGCGCTTTTGTCTGCTAAGCAGAATATCCCCGACAGCCTCTCTTAGCACTTCCTGCGTAAAAGGCTTCTTTATATAATCCGAGGCCCCGCTCTTGACCGCGTCCCTTACCTTCTGCATCTCGTCGGAAGAGGTTATGACCATGACGTCGAGCGTTGGCTGAACGACCTTGCTTCTTTTGAGAAGCTCTATGCCGTCCATATAGGGCATATAGATGTCGCATATCATGACGTCGTAGGAGCAGTTATTTAGTAGCGCCAGCGCGGCATTCGGATCGTTCACGGCCTCGATTGAGCCGATGCCGGAAAGAGCGCTCTTCATGAAGTTCGTAAGGGCCTTGTCGTCGTCGACTATGAGAAGCTTCGCGCCCTGTATCTGCTTATCGTACTCAACGCGCGCGCCGAGAACGCGGTGGACGGAATCAAGAAGCTCCTTCTTCCTAAACGGCTTTTGCAGGTAGTCGGAGGCGCCAAGCTTCATTATCTCGACGGCGAGCTTTTCATTTCCGTGCCCGGTAACGACTATGATGTCGACATCAGGGTGATTGCGCTTGACCTCGCGCATCACGTCGACCCCGGTTGTGCCTGGCATCATGTAATCGAGAATAAGAAGCGCTGGCGGGTCCAGGGCAATCTGCCTTACGGCATCGGCGCCGTTATCAACGGTCATTACGTCATAGCCCTCGGTCTGCAAAATGGTAGCGAGGAGCTTACGCATGTACTTATCGTCGTCTACTACAATAATCTTTCTCATGGCTGAATAATCGCCTGTTGTCGGCGTTCTTTAAAATCTGGCTTCGCCGCTTGTTTGTCTGCTACAATTAATCCAGTTCGAGCCACTCGACAAAATCTGCGAAAGCGCCGAAGGTTATGTTCTTTTCATCGCTCGAGAGTTCCACCTTCGAAACGCTGCCGTGGTATTTCTCGAGTATTTCCTCGCCCGGGACGTCGAAGGGCTCTAACTCTCGCACACTCGCAAAACCTTCCCTGTCGCCGCTAATCGAAAACTCGCGCCCGTCGGCCAGCGTGAACTTCACCTCGAAGTCCGACTCTGCCCCCGATGCCATCAGATTGCCCCATACCCTCTCGGCAATGGTCTTTGGCGAGTACCTGGAGGCCCTGCCCGGCACGGCTGCGGCAATAGCCGAGGTAACCGGCGACGGCATAACCGACGGCGACGCTATCGGCACGGCCGACGGCATTGGCGGCGGTATGAGGGTATCCGACAGTCTCGACCTCATGGCCTTGGCAAGGTCCATTTTCTTGGCCGCGCTGCTTAGCCCGCTCTTCTTTTTGCGCATGCCATTACCTCCTCGGCAAGATTTAAATAATCCTCGGAACCCCTGCCCCTTAAGCTGTGCTCGAATATGCTTTTAAGGTGCCCAGGTGACTCCGCAAGCTTCACGTCGTTTCTTATGACCGTCTTGAAGACCGAATCAGGGAACGACTTTCTCACGGTCTTTAGCACGTCTACCGAGAGCACGTTTCTGTCACTAAATCTCGTCACGAGTATGCCCATCAGCTTAAGCGATGAGTTGATCTCGCGCACGTCCTCTATCCTTGCAAGAAACTGCCGTATCCCTATCAGCGAATAAAAGCCCGTATCGACCGGCACGATTATCCAGTCGCTCGCAACAAGGGCGTTGGTTGTAAGAAGCCCTATATTCGGAGGACAGTCTATAATGACATAATCGTAATCAGCGCGAACCGTGTCTATCTTTCGCCTTAGCCTCTCGACCCGCCCGGTCATGTCGCGAAGCCTGTCCTCGGCGTAATTAAGCGTCGGGTTCGAAGGAGAAAGATGCAGGTTCCCTCTCTTGAATATCGCGTACTTGAAATCCAGGGCATCGTCAAGCAGGATATCCGATATGGACACGGGCAGGTCTTCTATGTTCACTCCGAAAGTTACGGAGGAATTGCCCTGCGGGTCCATGTCGATTAAGAGCACCCGCTTACCAAGTATCGTAAGGGCGGCGGAAAGGTTAACGGACGTAGTGGTCTTGCCGCACCCGCCCTTCTGGTTGCCTATGGCTATGACCTTGGCCACTATACGTCGAACTCTTTAAAGAGCGAGGTCCCGGATATGACAAGGAGCTTGCCGCCGTCCTCTTTAAGAGTCACCTCCTGGCCCTTGAACTTCTTTCCAACAAAATACGTCTTGCCGCGCACTTCTATCATTCCCTCGCCATTTACTACAGCGCTCCTGGTCTGTATCTCTGCCGGGCCTTCTTCTTTTTCCTCTTCGGCTTCCGGCGAAGCGGCCTTGGCCGTTTTCACGGGCCTTGCCTCTTCTTCCTCTTCTTCATCCTCCTGCCCTTCGCCCTCTATGGCGCCAAGCACGAGCTTCTCGGTTGTGGAGAATATTTCATCGAGGTTGAGTATCGTTATAAGGACGTTCTTTACCTCGGCTACTCCCTCTATGTACTCGGTCTTTAATCCCGAGACAAGCGGGGGCGGCGGCTCTATGTCGTCCTCGGAGAGCTTCAATACCTCGAACACCTTGTCCACCTGTATGCCTATCGTAAAATCATGGAGTTCGATTACTATTATCCTTGTATCGGCATCGCGTCCCTTGGATGTAAGAGAAAACCGCTTTCTTAAGTCAACAACCGGGATTATCTCTCCCCTTAGCGATATCATGCCCTCGATGAACTCGGGAGTTTTCGGAAGAGGCACGATGTCGTATCTTGCGATTATCTCTTTAGCACGGCTGACCTCGATGCCGTACTTTTCTTTTCCAAGGCCGAGGGTGACGAACTTCTTTATAACGGCCGATGCCCTTTCCTTTTGCGCCACCTGAATTTTCATAAAACCTCCTTAAAGGTTAAAAAAGCTATATCTTAAACTGGTCTACGAGCCTCTTTAGATTATCCGAGAGCCTCGCGAGCTCATGCGCCGTGTTGGCAATCTGCTCGGACGCAGCAGCGCTTTCCTTTGTAATGGAGCTTATGGTCTCGACCGCTCCTGCGACCTTGTCGCTAACCTGAGCCTGCTGCCTTGCTGCCTCGCTCATGTCTTTGGTGAAGAGCTCTGTTTCCCTCACAGACTCGATTATGCTCTGGAGCGCGTCCCCTGTCTGGTTCGTAAGTGTAGTCCCTGCCTCAACGTCCTTTGTAACGCGGCCCATGGCCTCTGTAGCTGCAAAGGTCTCGTTTCTTATTTCATCTATTATAGCCGTTATCTGCACAGTGCTCTTAGCACTTTGCTCCGCGAGCTTTCTGATTTCCTCTGCAACGACCTCGAACCCCCTGCCGTGCTCTCCGGCCCTTGCGGCCTCGATTGCCGCGTTTAGCGCAAGAAGGTTCGTCTGCGCCGCTATCTCGCTTATCACGTTCACTATCTTGCCGATTTCCTGGGATTTATCCCCAAGCTGCCCCACCTTCTCGGAAGACCCTTGCACAGTGTCCTCGATTTTGCTCATCCCTGCCATCGTGTCCTGAACAACAAGGCCGCCCTTTTCCGCAAGCTCGGTTGCAAGCTTCGAGGACTTAAGCGACTTGGAAGCGTTGTCAAATACCTGCTGCACCGAACTTGCCATTTCCTCCATGGCCGTTGCTGTTTCGGAGGCCTGGCGGTGCTGCCTTTCCGCGCCGTTTGCGAGCTCTTCGGTGGAGGCAGATATTTCCTCGGTTGCGGAGGCAAGGCTCGTTGCGTCGTCCTTTATGCGCTTTAACATCTCGCCAAGTTTCTTTGACATGGCATTGAAGGAATTCCCCATGTCTCCGATCTCATCCGATGTCCTGATATCCACCTTCATCGTCATGTCGCCTGAGGCCATCTTCTCGCTCGCCTTCACGAGATTCTGCACAGGCCCTGTTATGGCCTTTGTAATAACGCTTGCGAGGATCAGCCCAATACCTATGGAACTAAGCGTCACAAGGGCGATTATGATATTAGCGTTTCTTGCGGTCTTTCCCGCCGCATCAAGGTTCTTATCCCCGACGGCCTCGACAGCATCCTCGAGGGTCCTTAGCGCATCGGCAAGACTATCGGTTGAGTTATCGAAGGCGCTCATCAGCCTGTCGCCCTCTGCCCTGTTGCCCGAGGCGTACGCCTTGCTCATTTTATCGCCGGCAGCGACCATGGCATCGTACTTTGCCACTGCGTTCGCTATGCTATTTCTCTCCTCATCGCTC is part of the Deltaproteobacteria bacterium genome and harbors:
- a CDS encoding ATP-binding protein gives rise to the protein MINLRNFKIGEQMVFIIMLAFLVGFSAIYIVYRIHYMEATRTTLLAHVEDTKKEFEHHQHEVFDSLMVALDILEHDKRTIELFKARDRAGLHAYLNSGFTDIKGRYGISLFYFIEPDGRVFLRVHNKELHGDKAHGAFFDEVMRTGKAAAGFSLGRSGYAYRVAKPLKAGDKVIGYIELGHDIVRLVKHLNIPEYSAVGVTVSKEMINKDYWATGYKPNLGGYEWSTLDHYAVVSTQLRSEGSVEEDSVLKECFKETNIDVFSKKPAFEYLKDGDEGQKYYCYGFPIVNVATGANEGTFVGVSDMKKKLALTAGLAKTLLYAMLFPVMVSILLVWLLIKVSISTPIERLFSAAKSFAAGDFSTRIPVKGNDEMAELAVEMNDMASQIAIYKTNMELLVDMRTEELRTANQETLEASAMLKEAYDKLEKHQGELEEAFRELEKVNAELKGLERLKSDFLQTISHELRSPLTPILGYLEIMRDGDVGEFSEVQKDVINEMFMCGRNLQLVLDELLEAASIQAGRIFLNVQHVDMKNVLGDVISDIMKYANENQIVVEKDLGAAPLYVDGDPKRLYEIVTHLLRNAVKFSRKGGKVTVKASAGATGIEMMIKDEGIGISPERLTKIFDAFYQIDSSSARFYEGVGLGLFLVRKLLDLHNGRIRVESVETKGTTFYVFIPYKISN
- the rpmF gene encoding 50S ribosomal protein L32 gives rise to the protein MPNPKKRHSRSKRGRRRSHDALTAPATNLCPQCGEPRRPHHVCMKCGSYKGRTALKVEESV
- a CDS encoding ParA family protein → MAKVIAIGNQKGGCGKTTTSVNLSAALTILGKRVLLIDMDPQGNSSVTFGVNIEDLPVSISDILLDDALDFKYAIFKRGNLHLSPSNPTLNYAEDRLRDMTGRVERLRRKIDTVRADYDYVIIDCPPNIGLLTTNALVASDWIIVPVDTGFYSLIGIRQFLARIEDVREINSSLKLMGILVTRFSDRNVLSVDVLKTVRKSFPDSVFKTVIRNDVKLAESPGHLKSIFEHSLRGRGSEDYLNLAEEVMACAKRRAG
- a CDS encoding response regulator — its product is MRKIIVVDDDKYMRKLLATILQTEGYDVMTVDNGADAVRQIALDPPALLILDYMMPGTTGVDVMREVKRNHPDVDIIVVTGHGNEKLAVEIMKLGASDYLQKPFRKKELLDSVHRVLGARVEYDKQIQGAKLLIVDDDKALTNFMKSALSGIGSIEAVNDPNAALALLNNCSYDVMICDIYMPYMDGIELLKRSKVVQPTLDVMVITSSDEMQKVRDAVKSGASDYIKKPFTQEVLREAVGDILLSRQKRVFDSLKKNFLFQELKEAERAEFLREIVEALIMALEARDPYTKGHSERVTEYSMIIGVEMGLTKDLLTTIRHSARLHDLGKIGTEDHHLYKMGALTSDEKNQVARHPELGSVILKSIRLLEDYIPGVRHHHERYDGKGYPDGLRGEEIPLIARIISVADAFDAMLSSRPYRKAMKIDDAVDQLQKFKGVQFDPVVVDALLNAIGSDAVRAIIEKAAAHA
- a CDS encoding DUF177 domain-containing protein, whose amino-acid sequence is MKIKVEDINAEGLVLDETFEPSRFTAVLEGTDVELQVPLKATLELRRMGPLIEVNGSIETTGAAALCSRCLKKYSFDVKAVFRSRLIHGSDGGAREKELTGDDLEVSYFEGEEIETFDVIAEQLSLELPVKPLCVAACKGLCPYCGADLNAKECDCLKKEKTDPRLEKLKGFKVK
- the plsX gene encoding phosphate acyltransferase PlsX; its protein translation is MKIAVDAMGGDYGPEPIVAGAVQAAREGVGIILAGDTDSVNRELSNHDTSGLDITVRHSTEVIGMEESPVQAVRKKKNSSLRVCFDAVKEGAASAVVSAGNSGAAMAAAMFLMKRVEGVERPAIAVCMPTMKNPAVVLDAGGNVDCKPIHMVHFAIMGDVYAKYVLNETKPRIGLLSNGSEEGKGNDLTRATHELLKKTSLNYIGYVEGKDIYKGDIDVVVTDGFVGNVVLKLSEGLVEAVVSMLKKEIMSSFIAKIGYVLAKGAFKKLKKKIDYAEYGGAPLLGIDGVCFISHGASNAKAIKNAILKAREFVDGKVNEHLTEEIEENKDLVVAGEEAAV
- a CDS encoding methyl-accepting chemotaxis protein, whose product is MKLRLGTKIFGGFIIVLILLLLVGVVSWISLGRVTDSAELIKFSGRYDDAVMNTRISARRQQNAFTDYSLTGSAESAAEIKNLKADFASWVDKLKSMAGSDEERNSIANAVAKYDAMVAAGDKMSKAYASGNRAEGDRLMSAFDNSTDSLADALRTLEDAVEAVGDKNLDAAGKTARNANIIIALVTLSSIGIGLILASVITKAITGPVQNLVKASEKMASGDMTMKVDIRTSDEIGDMGNSFNAMSKKLGEMLKRIKDDATSLASATEEISASTEELANGAERQHRQASETATAMEEMASSVQQVFDNASKSLKSSKLATELAEKGGLVVQDTMAGMSKIEDTVQGSSEKVGQLGDKSQEIGKIVNVISEIAAQTNLLALNAAIEAARAGEHGRGFEVVAEEIRKLAEQSAKSTVQITAIIDEIRNETFAATEAMGRVTKDVEAGTTLTNQTGDALQSIIESVRETELFTKDMSEAARQQAQVSDKVAGAVETISSITKESAAASEQIANTAHELARLSDNLKRLVDQFKI
- a CDS encoding chemotaxis response regulator protein-glutamate methylesterase — translated: MQIKVLIVDDSNFMRKALSKLIASDPMCNVVGMASNGEECLKKLKDLSPDVVTLDVEMEGMDGLTTLKKIMDDFPTPVIMFSAHTKKGAEVTLKSLQEGAVDFMEKPSGSISMDLGAVRDELIGKLKIAAKVKPKRRTAASAPATAAEKGSVRDTLRLVDVKNSIVAIGSSTGGVQALHNIIPKLSMSLPVPVLVVQHMPPLFTKSLAESLDSDSMVTVKEAEEGDVLKPAHVYIAPGGLHMTVRKAKDEVCIHLDKHPENELLRPSVDVMFRSVASVYGKNTLAIVLTGMGNDGTSGMKELKAKGALSIAQSEATCVVYGMPKFIVDQGMADIVLPINMVADQIESAVKARGQGV
- a CDS encoding chemotaxis protein CheW; amino-acid sequence: MKIQVAQKERASAVIKKFVTLGLGKEKYGIEVSRAKEIIARYDIVPLPKTPEFIEGMISLRGEIIPVVDLRKRFSLTSKGRDADTRIIVIELHDFTIGIQVDKVFEVLKLSEDDIEPPPPLVSGLKTEYIEGVAEVKNVLITILNLDEIFSTTEKLVLGAIEGEGQEDEEEEEEARPVKTAKAASPEAEEEKEEGPAEIQTRSAVVNGEGMIEVRGKTYFVGKKFKGQEVTLKEDGGKLLVISGTSLFKEFDV